Proteins co-encoded in one Pseudomonas beijingensis genomic window:
- a CDS encoding TRAP transporter small permease — translation MTKVVDLYFKLLKLLIVLCMVAMIVLVFGNVVLRYAFNSGISVSEELSRWFFVWMIFLGALVALKDRAHLGMDSLVKRLPAVGKRICLVIGHLLMLYICWLIFSGSWQQAAINLDVVAPASGLSMALFYGAGLVFGASAAPILLYELYLALFGKLGDDELVMVKDNDAEVITHNAATADPIKSTHP, via the coding sequence ATGACAAAAGTCGTGGATCTGTATTTCAAGCTGCTGAAGCTGCTGATCGTGTTGTGCATGGTCGCGATGATCGTGCTGGTGTTCGGCAATGTGGTGCTGCGCTATGCGTTCAACTCGGGCATCAGTGTGTCGGAGGAGCTGTCGCGCTGGTTCTTCGTCTGGATGATTTTTCTCGGTGCCCTGGTGGCGCTCAAGGACCGTGCCCACCTGGGCATGGACAGCCTGGTCAAGCGCTTGCCGGCGGTCGGCAAGCGTATCTGCCTGGTCATCGGCCATCTGCTGATGTTGTACATCTGCTGGCTGATCTTCAGTGGCAGTTGGCAACAGGCGGCGATCAACCTGGATGTAGTCGCCCCGGCGTCGGGATTGTCCATGGCGCTGTTCTATGGCGCCGGCCTGGTGTTCGGCGCCAGTGCTGCGCCGATCCTGCTCTACGAGCTCTACCTGGCGCTGTTCGGCAAGCTGGGGGATGACGAGCTGGTGATGGTCAAGGACAACGACGCCGAGGTGATCACGCATAACGCCGCCACCGCTGACCCCATCAAGAGTACCCACCCATGA